In Oncorhynchus gorbuscha isolate QuinsamMale2020 ecotype Even-year linkage group LG26, OgorEven_v1.0, whole genome shotgun sequence, the DNA window GGATGAACGTTTTTGTGAAATATTTACACAGAAATCCTACATAAGTCACATTTTCTCTTAAACCAGTTGTTTTTAATCATCTCGAGACAACCACAGGAAGACATTTCAATTGGCCATATCAGACCACAGCCGCCATTAAGACGTTAGTGGTGCGCCCTAGTGGCTGTCAGGTGTAGCTGCACCCCGTTTTATATAACGTCATAATACTGTACATAACATTCAGCAGACAAATGTATCCAAAGTGTGCATACATAGTCCGTGCATACACTTTCATATGAGTGGCCCCAGTGAGAATCAAACCCATTATCCTGACGGGggatcatgctctaccaactgagccgcACAGGACTAGCGTGTTTTGTGTGTCAACCTGGAAGTCGTGGTCGGAGAGGTATATCTCCAGGCGCTGGGGGTCCACTCCCTCTGGCAGAGGGGTCTGCAGCAGCTCCTCTAGGGGGTACTGGGTCTTACTGAGCTGGGCCAGGGCGTCCTGCACCAAGGTCAGCTTGACCCGCCCGGCCTCCCCCTGAACAACATCGTTCACAAGTCAGCATATCTAAATCCAAAACATACCTGGCTTTGAAAGACAAAAGACCGTGGTGTTGCTATGACACAGCAGTCTTTACCCAACCAGATCATACTGAACTGGGTTTACTGCTGTTGTGAAGTTATTACCGATGATGCTACTGATGCGTACGGATGCTATTATTGATAATGATAGTGATTGTGAGGAGGAGGACGAATAGTCCTCTTTTCCTGTACCTGCGTGGTGGGTGTGGGTCTCTTCTCCCAGCGAGGGAAAACGTTGGTGAAGGTGAGGGGTTCGGCTCCGTCCTGGATGAGGTAGGCCTGAAGGGGGCGCCTTGGGTTCCTCTCTGAAACAACACACCGCAAACCATCAGAGAACCACAGAACAACTTAGCCCCTAACTACAGCATATCCCCAACACACTCCTGATAACGACCAACAACCATCTAAACACCTCAGATTAAAAGATGGACCTCGAAGCCACTTCCTCTACTTATTCCTCCCCTCTAATCAAGGACTGATTTGGACCTAGgataccaggtgggtgcaattaccAGCAGTACTCTGGAACTCGTGGGGTAAGATATATATACCCCTGATCTAAACCATCAACTATTATATCAGCTGCCTTGCTTTGTCTACTGGCTCTCACCTTTGCAGTACTGGAGCACTGTCTGCATGGCACACCTCCTCTCGTTAGCCCAGCGGATACAGGCTGAGCCAGCGGTCTCACTGTCCTCAGGCTCACCTGCCTGCCACAGATACAGCTCCATACAGTTATCCAGAAGGAACAGGGCTGGGGAGGGATTagagaaagagagttagagataactggtcctgagttcacaaacctgttctactaacacactgaagcctcagtcagGACCGGAACATCCGatcaatcagaataaaacaaATTACAACATAGTCAAAAAAAAACTGGCCCTAAATCGTCAGTACACCgtggctaactatttgaccatggttactgatcaaaaccttagaaaaaccttgacagagtacaggctcagtgagcacagccttgtcATTGTAAAAGGTAGACACaggaaacctggctccctgtagaggaaaggctatgcaaccactgcaccacagcagaacctgagaagGAGATGCATTTCCTGACAAGATGTTTagaaaaaatgtaaaacaattaGAGTGTAATTGCCCCAAATTtaaaacccttattcaaggtttcaaagacctctctgatgagaatagGCTACATGTCCTGTTGGGCGAGGACGcggagagctgtgggttggcagcgcactacattgctgcctgcaaTAAGATGAGGGAccgtgtctgacagaccaatcaatcTGCACATGTCCTCAACTGTCTGCTTATTtttattgttgaatgtatggttattttgacccttggttattgttgttactgttgtcccgttgacaactTTGATTCTTATTATTTTAATATTGAAAATATCCTAAATACattttggcaatatgtacattgttacgtcatgccaataaagcaaattgaattagagagagagagagagagagcgagagagcgagagagcgagagagagagagagagagagagagagagagggaggggagggggagcgttagagagagagagagagagggaggggagggggagcgttagagagagacagagtgagggagggaggggccagagagagagagttagagagtgatagagagagagttagagagagagagaggggagggggagcattagagagagacagagtgagagagggagggagggaaaggccagagagagagagttagagagtgatagagagaggggagagggagcgttagagagagacagagagagagagttagagagtgatagagagagacagagagagagagttagagagtgatagagagagacagagagagagagagggggagagagagagagaggggcagagaaacaGTGAGAAAGGGAAAGAAAAGGAGGGATACTAGGTGAGTGTTTTGTACTTCAAGTCCCTGTGATAAAAAAGTTTTGTTTATGAGTGCCTGAGTGCATACATGTGTGTTTGGGCATTGAGCAGACACTCACCTGGCTGTGGCACAAAGTACAGGCTCTCCTGGACAAAGGGCATCGCCATGACAACCCCTGGCAACCGGGCAGGGCTCTGCAGCTCCTCCCCCTGGAAGGTTCCGGAATGGGTGCTCAGATGGAAGAGGCGTGGCGTGAAGATATACTTCCCTGGATCTGAGCGATAACAACCCACAGCATCTCATCACATCAACCTCTCAAACTTTCAGCACTTAGAGAAGTTCAGCTTCTTTATACCTTCTTCATTAGTCATTTGTGTGTTCATTGTCCAAACAGAAATgacaagattatgttataattcTGTAATTGCATCAAAGGGTTGTTTAATGCAACAGAATAAGGGGTTGTTAGAACtctcatctgtgtgtgttctactgaggatgggcctctggaagatttacgatgtctttgggtgataccgcattccagagcatgagttaatgtttctgttctataagTTACCAGGGAGAGATGACCCCAGGGACAGACCCTGGTCTCTACAGAATGAGATATTGTCTGCTGTGAATTCTAAGTATATTTCATACTagtcttaaccttgtgacccattccatacatctgttgtttgtcatgtagCCTGAagggggtgtatcttggctataaaaagACCTTTGTACTTTTGTCTCTAGGCTCTCAACGAATCATCTGAGGGTGATTCGTCAACTAGTCATCATTAACGTAGAGCACTCAATCGATTcactttatatgtgtgtgttgtattgacctGCTCTCTTACTAATAAGTGAATTAAGACTTAGTTTAAGTACAACTCTtacttgtgtgataagtttgtctctcctcatttgatagcAAAGAAATGAACTACCACATCATTTAAAAAGAAGACATTTGGGCTGGGATATCTGTTCAGGTTATTCTGAACTTTCAGGTATTCCGTTAAATACAGTGCCGTGAAAAGGTATTTGCCCCATTGGTCATTTTCTCTACTTTTGCATATTTATTGCATATTATATTATTGAATGTAATTAATCTCCGTATCAGAGCTGAAGCGCAGATGAgctatgcagcaagacaatgatccaaaacacacaatcaagtctacatgaaaatggcctagtccagacctaatcccaattgagatgttgtggcaggacttgaaatgagcagttcgtgcttgaaaacccacaaatgttgctgAGTTACCGCATAGAAGAGCGGGCCAAAgttcctccacagcgatgtgagagactgttccacaactacaggaagcgtttggttggagtcattgtaGCTAAATGTGGCaaaaccagttattgagtgtaaagggtcattactttttcacacaggggcattgggtgttgcataactttgttcatGAAATAAATGAAGTAAGTATGTCATTGTTGTgctatttgttcactcaggttccctttatctaatattaggttttggttgaagttCTGATGACATTCAGTATAaaaaaaatatgcaaaagtagagACAATTAGAAAAAGGGAAAATACTTTTTCACGGCACTGTCTGACAAGGTGTGTtttctacaggtatgaacaggagCTGAGAGGTGTGTACCTTGTAGCATGCAGTCATAGGCCTTCCTGTCCTGCTGCCCAATAGCGATCCCAAACTCGACAGGCTCCGCCCCTTCCTCCACTTCCTGCACCCTCAAAGGGCTTTCACTGCTGAGGCCCAGTTCAGGAGGGCacctaaacacacagacagcagaAAGCACACATACCCACATATTAATACTGTTTGCATTCCAACAAATGAATACACACAGAAGCACAGGAACACATCCATGAAGTGAGACTTACATCTGAGTGAGTCGCTCCACAGCCCTCTTGCCTGCCTCCCGGGAGCTGGCGTGGACTTTACAGCCATGCCACAGGTAGAGCGCCCCCTGTTGACTGTTGAGCAGTATGAGAGAACCTCGGGAGCGCAGGCTGCCACAGCGACAGTCCACCTCCAACAGACTGGCCTCCTCAGGCAGCTCCCCACGCACACAGAACAGACGCCAGACTCCTACAGGACATAGTGAGATTGCAGTTAGGAACACAGGTCTACACagaacacatagacacacaacCGGACACACACCCCACCTAAATTAGAGGAGGTAAAGCCAAGGTAATATCCCACCTGTGTTGTTGGTGGTGTCCGCTCGGCAGCCTTTGTGGATGACCAGACCTCCCTGGAAAAGCTGAAGGAAACATGGAGGCTCCTGCCCCTGAGGCACCATCAccttcaacaggacaacaacaacaacacaggtagaaacatcagtcaacGAGCCTACTGTACTCAACAACCAAAGGCATCCTTCTCAGCAATAACACTGGTTTAAACGCAGGCCTCTGAAATGCTAGGCAGGTTTAACGATAGACATCCTATAATTTGCATGTCCTATATGTGATTCTATGGTTTTAACTGAGGCTATGGGTGGTTTAAGAGGGTAGATGGAAGAACCACCCACCTGTGTTCCCTCATGACTCCTGAGGGCAGACGCGCCTCGCCCATTGATACTGGAGTGCCGGCCCTGCCAGATGAAGACAGCAGAGCACTCCCTCCCAGGCTCCCCGCTTTGATCCGCTGGGCTGAGAGTATAGGTCCAGCGGACAAGGTATGTGTCTCCTTCATGCAGCTGCCCTGGGCTCTCCAGCTGGGCCTCGCTGTCCTCAAACTCCTGAATGTGCCAGGTATCCACGGCAACAGTGTTCAGCTCCACCTGCCGCCCGTCCTCCAGGTGTACAATACCATGCCCCCTCTGAACGTCCACCCCCCCCAGGACTGTAGGGACCGCCCCGTCCCCTGGCACCGCCACCCCCTGCCCTGCCACCAGTGCCTTGGcatcacacgcacacagagacacacactctaacTGCTGCTGGGGCTGCTGGAGCAGGGGACTCTGCTGGGGCCACACTGGCATGGCAGTctgcacagagagacacagtagagagaggaagggagaggagaaatacgGTCAAAGAAGATCAGGCATCTTTCTCACAGTCACTCTGAATCTGTACAGGATGGGTCCTATTTGGCTTTGAGTCATGTGTTTCGCACATTGACTCGggaccggtaacccctgtatatagcctcgttattagtattttattgttacttttgtttatttagtcaatattttcttaaccttTTTTCCTTACAAGGTCATGTTGGTTAAAGGGCtgataagtaagcatttcacggtaaggtctacagctgttgtattcagcgcatgtgacaaatacaatttgatttgaattgatctTTCTCTCACTAACCTGTGCCTCCTCCACCACCATTGCAGCGGTCTCCTCCTTATCTCCAGACCAGTCCAGAAACTTCTCCCTGAAGAGGGCTGTCTCCTTGTGCTCAGAGACACAGCCAAACAGAGCCCAGCCGGGCCGTCTTTCACCTTGCCTGTACACAAATCACACACATAATGTATCAATGAATACAACAGTATGTATTTAAATTAGGTATTTTACTATGTAAGCACATGTGTGGTGTGTACCTACGGCTGTATGCTGGGGTTGCAGTGTGTGGGGTCCAGTGGGTTGACCCTACAGTTGCTGTAGTCGTAGGGACCACCCCACACCTGCTGGGCCAGCTGTACAGTCACATTCCTGTCGCCAGGGACAACATCCTTCCCATGCCACAGGTACACCTCGCTGCCAAAGTCAAACACCAGGGCCTGGTAGAGAGACAGGGTAacaaacagaggcagagagagaggcagagacaaagagagacagaggcagagagagagagaactattcAGAGATcagatacattacatttaagtcatttagcagacgctctatctGTAGTGTTGAAAATCACACAAAAGTTGATAGATGGCATTCCAGTTTATAATCTTTGTATTGAGTTAAAAACCCATTGATTTATATGTAGCACCAAGGCAGCAATGGATGAGAagccacagaaacacacaggggGATCCAAGGAGGGACTGACCTCAGTGGGTCCCAGTAGGGAGACAGTGGGGATGGCTGCCCAGGCCTGCTCATGGGGTACTAGTCTGTTCTCCACCAGCCTGTACAAACAGTTAGACTCCACCACCCCACTCTCATACAGCTCATCCTCTTCTGGGGCTCCCGCTCCTACAGgggacacacacatatacaatcacacatacagtacacaaagACAGACGCAAATGGTCACTTACTGGTGTCTTGCATACTTACTTTCTTGGTTTCTTACttgctgactgattgactgacttagttttactgactgactgactgactgactgactgactgactcaatttactgactgactgatttagtTTACTGACTTACTGAGTATCTTAGTTTACTGACTGACTTAGtttactaactgactgactgactgacttaatTACTTAGtttacttcctgactgatttagtttactgacttactgactgaatTACTGACTGACTTAGtttacttactgactgactgacttagtttacttactgactgactgactttatTAGTTAGTTTactgactgaatggctgactTAATTACTTAGTTTACTGACTGACTTAGTTTACTGACTTACTTAGtttacttactgactgactgactttatTAGTTAGtttactgactgaatgactgacttaATTACTTAGtttactgactaactgactaactgaatTTACTGACTGAGTGACttagtttactgactgactgacttacttGATTACTTAGtttacttactgactgactgatttagtTTACTGACTTACTGAGTGTCTTAGtttactgacttactgactgacttaGTTTACTAACTTACTGACTTACTTGGTTAACTTACTGACTGATTTAGTTTACTGACTTACAGTCTTAGTTTACTAACTGTCTTAGTTTACTGACTTAGTTTACTGACTGACTTAGtttacttactgactgactgacttactgaGTGACTTagtttacttacttactgacttaCTTACCTAAAAGGCTGTTCTGGTTGTTTTAATAGGATTTTCACATAGTTTGTACAGTTCTTATGGTTTTGTCTACTGAGTGACAGAGTGGTTGGTGACTAGTTCTAGTCCGACCTCCGTATTGTGTCTTTCCTCCCAGAAGGTTCCAGAAGTCAGAGGCCAGGCTGTTGTCAGTATTGACCCCCTCCTCTAGGTGGATGACCCCACAGGCCCGGCAGCCCAGATCCCCCTGGGTCTGGATCAATGATGCCAGCTCTGACGCCTGGACAGAGACAGCAGAAGACAGGGAAACATCATCACCAGTTATAACTGGCAACAATCAGTGGCTTCACATTGtgtttaaatgtaaaatgtacttCAATGGTATTATTCAAAAACCATATATGGTTTGAATTACAGACGAATAAGAGGCCCAACGGGAATCCCTCATGAACAATACAAGCCAGGGATCTAGTTAGTCAAGGAATAGAGAGTAGACAGTCAGCATGTGATACAATGTGTGTGTCGCGTCGAAGTCGTACCTTGGCTTTCTCTGCTGTGTTGGCGAACTCTCCGCTCCAGAGGATGCAGTGAGTGGGTGTGACCAGCAGGAAGCAGTCTCCACTGTTCAGAGACCTGGTTGTGGGCTCCACTAGACGCACTTGCACATGATGCCAACCTGGCACCGTAGGGAACACACGCACATGTTGATTAGAGAGTTTGTATCCACACACATATCCACATATGCACACTCATAAACGTAATCATATGCAcatccacgcacacacacacacacacactatctgtaCCGACCTTTGATGTGAATGAGCATGAGGTTGCTGATGGGCAGGTTGTTGTTGTTCGTCATTGACTCTGTGGAAGTGACAACACGCAGATCGACATTACTGAAGTCCTCTGTACTGGCCAGACCTGCTAGAGTTGAGTCAGCCATGTTGGAATTCTTGGCCACTGAGGGGTAGGACAGACATGGGACAGAGAgatcagagatgggaaagtcaGAAACAGTATATAAGCAGATtgaaaaagaaaagagagagagagagcgagagagagagagtgagagagagagagagagagagtgaaaaatatagagagaaagagagatatctCTCTGGTATATGTTAACGTCACTCACTCTTCTCCACTTGTGTCCTGTTAGTGTTCATGGTAGCCATGGTGACTCTCTCTCCCATGAAGTCCTGTCTGATGTCATCGCGGGCCGCCAGAGCACGCAGAGGGTTCCGGGAGCCCTGGGTCCTACGGGACGGACGCACCGACCGCCTGTGCTGCGCTACTTCTGATGTCAGcctgtgcgcgcacacacacgcacgcacacacacacacacacacacacacacacacacacacacacacacacacacacacacacacacacacacacacacacacacacacacacacacacacacacacacacacacacacacacacacacacacaccacaaagagGCATTAAGACACAAACACCCACAATGAAGACAATCCTACAACTAGATAGAAGTGTAcatgtaaacacaaacacacagccacacacacacaccctcctcccacacacacacacacacacacacacacacacacacacacacacacacacacacaaacaaacaaacaaactcacATGGGTGTGTTGGTCTGGCAGAGGGCACTGAGGTCCTGTTCCGGGTCAGTTCCATTGGCAGCACCAGCCCCAGCAGCGAGGGCAGAGGGTGAGGGGGGCAACACCTCCCTGTAGAAACCACCACACGTCTCCCGGTCATCAGGGGTCATGACCTCCTTCACCCTCCCTGAGGTCACCTCCAGGGGCGTGTCCTGGGGAGTGGCTGGGGGAGGAGAAGGGTAAAACATGGAAAGTTACAGGTTTTCCTCTTCATTAGGATGTTCAAAGCATCACTGAGAAAAACACAGGAAGTTAGACAATAAATAGACACTAGCGGTTAGACAACTCTTAATCTGAGGTTTGGACAAATCATCGTACTATTCAGCCTGTCCACAATGGAATCCAGTTTGTCCAGCTTTGTGTCCTCTTCCACATCCAACCCAGGGTGACTGGAGATCTCTGttgagaggagaaccagaggtcAGGGAGGAGGATCTACAATCACAAACCAGACACAAACATCTTTTCTCTTTTGTGGATGGGTTATTTTTACCTTCACATGGGCATGCTGTTGCTGTGGCTCCTGTGGAGGGTCTCTTAGTGTGAGATGGATGGGTCTCGTGTATGTCCGATACAGGGGACACCAAACCTGCAATGGGACAATCCCACACAGGTCTGagtgagggaaagaaagagagaacgagagagagagagagagagagagagagaaagaaaaaaaggagaaagagaaagagggaaacctTTACCTCTCTTTGCCATGCGTCCGGCCACAGTGTACTGGGCTGAGCCGTTGGCGGCCCCTCTCCCTCTGGCCTTCCACTGCTCCTCGCTCTCCTGTAGGGTTCTCATGCGCTCAGCCACCGACGCCTGTGGCAGCTCCTCCTCTTCTACTGGTCTAGCGTGCTGCATGGGCAGAGACAGGGATCAGCGACTGTACAGTGACACctaccagtatgtgtgtgtgtggctttgcgtgtgtgtgtggctttgcgtgtgtgtgtgtgtgtgtgtgtgtgtgtgtgtgtgtgtgtgtgtgtgtgtgtgtgtgtgtgtgtgtgtgtgtgtgtgtgtgtgtgtgtgtgtgtgtgtgtgtgtgtgtgtgtgtgtgtgtgtgtgtgtgggtcaccTTCTGTCTCCATTGCGGCGGCTGAGAGAGGGTCTGGGTAGGAGAGGAGACCTCCTGGGCCTCATAGGAAGAGCTGGTCTGAGGAGGGAGAACAAAAAACGGACATGTGAAGGGGAACTACGTCAACATGTTTCACTGCAGTCTCAACACAACGCAAATCACAGCACTCCAGCAAGTACATTTAAATGGAATATTGAGGAGCAATGGCGTGCGATGGACACACTTCACACTCACGCACCTGAACAGGTGcttgcacacacactcacctgatTGTAACACATGACATATTGAGGTGTACTGTTCGAATagacagaggaaaagacaggatcctggggggggggggataaaggaATAAGCCCAGGATTGGGTAGAACAGAATAGATTTGATATGACTTGGACGAGCAACATAAGTCAACAAACCAGGGTAATAAGTTTGGTTGAAATAACCAAACACAGAGGTTTGTAGGCAAgagggtgcactatgtagggaataggctgccacaGAGCCAGCACT includes these proteins:
- the LOC124016439 gene encoding supervillin-like isoform X1, with protein sequence MDTIENPALEPRSERIARYKAEKRRELQERYGNMEELPSKWVRRDGTLMNSDGAPPSTDRILSGGVNGRAGGPEGGRRESNTPLESEPRRVSNGFEADTAADPTYLRRQCSSGSAGMLSAGEPLAPPGPPGPDAAQLQTRVSVGQLRSALLQQTGPGTQPEKVSPDSGRAASSLDLAVKPGSEGGRQRTRRYLPGVSGGGRKTNERFRTQPITACEVQESGGLLEEEANAKADVKTDDRAKMSVADKMSLFKELEKTAAPEASSFLKPRSGCATYERRGRRGNGNRSLTQPITCEQVVVATSSTPQPAESGEAQAVQAEAEAVEDDENSKLTMSEKLALFNKLSLPGNQGDATPHAPPERRRQKGARYRTQPITVEEVSLLQKGPIQLPPLRLSPTLADRQREQSVNLRPSEVRQTQPRPGADVEPNTGPDPSQQGLQQRRDSEPGEIKGILRKSPSGGPEWDRDGDTMREGRPQDQNGGGGRGNGVEERRAERHDNVPVPRRERPASSAPWRQRNRNRRETVAVCSPARPSSEQGHTQEERQMYPHGNTTGRDRLSDASREEEEEERGSREDSEISHDAPALNPQCWDPVFSSVYSNSTPQYVMCYNQTSSSYEAQEVSSPTQTLSQPPQWRQKHARPVEEEELPQASVAERMRTLQESEEQWKARGRGAANGSAQYTVAGRMAKRGLVSPVSDIHETHPSHTKRPSTGATATACPCEEISSHPGLDVEEDTKLDKLDSIVDRLNTTPQDTPLEVTSGRVKEVMTPDDRETCGGFYREVLPPSPSALAAGAGAANGTDPEQDLSALCQTNTPMLTSEVAQHRRSVRPSRRTQGSRNPLRALAARDDIRQDFMGERVTMATMNTNRTQVEKMAKNSNMADSTLAGLASTEDFSNVDLRVVTSTESMTNNNNLPISNLMLIHIKGWHHVQVRLVEPTTRSLNSGDCFLLVTPTHCILWSGEFANTAEKAKASELASLIQTQGDLGCRACGVIHLEEGVNTDNSLASDFWNLLGGKTQYGGAGAPEEDELYESGVVESNCLYRLVENRLVPHEQAWAAIPTVSLLGPTEALVFDFGSEVYLWHGKDVVPGDRNVTVQLAQQVWGGPYDYSNCRVNPLDPTHCNPSIQPQGERRPGWALFGCVSEHKETALFREKFLDWSGDKEETAAMVVEEAQTAMPVWPQQSPLLQQPQQQLECVSLCACDAKALVAGQGVAVPGDGAVPTVLGGVDVQRGHGIVHLEDGRQVELNTVAVDTWHIQEFEDSEAQLESPGQLHEGDTYLVRWTYTLSPADQSGEPGRECSAVFIWQGRHSSINGRGASALRSHEGTQVMVPQGQEPPCFLQLFQGGLVIHKGCRADTTNNTGVWRLFCVRGELPEEASLLEVDCRCGSLRSRGSLILLNSQQGALYLWHGCKVHASSREAGKRAVERLTQMCPPELGLSSESPLRVQEVEEGAEPVEFGIAIGQQDRKAYDCMLQDPGKYIFTPRLFHLSTHSGTFQGEELQSPARLPGVVMAMPFVQESLYFVPQPALFLLDNCMELYLWQAGEPEDSETAGSACIRWANERRCAMQTVLQYCKERNPRRPLQAYLIQDGAEPLTFTNVFPRWEKRPTPTTQGEAGRVKLTLVQDALAQLSKTQYPLEELLQTPLPEGVDPQRLEIYLSDHDFQTILEMKRDEYDFLPNWKQISLKKSKGLLKT
- the LOC124016439 gene encoding supervillin-like isoform X9, producing MQVKPGAHLEDSALVWLLFRLLEEEANAKADVKTDDRAKMSVADKMSLFKELEKTAAPEASSFLKPRSGCATYERRGRRGNGNRSLTQPITCEQVVVATSSTPQPAESGEAQAVQAEAEAVEDDENSKLTMSEKLALFNKLSLPGNQGDATPHAPPERRRQKGARYRTQPITVEEVSLLQKGPIQLPPLRLSPTLADRQREQSVNLRPSEVRQTQPRPGADVEPNTGPDPSQQGLQQRRDSEPGEIKGILRKSPSGGPEWDRDGDTMREGRPQDQNGGGGRGNGVEERRAERHDNVPVPRRERPASSAPWRQRNRNRRETVAVCSPARPSSEQGHTQEERQMYPHGNTTGRDRLSDASREEEEEERGSREDSEISHDAPALNPQCWDPVFSSVYSNSTPQYVMCYNQTSSSYEAQEVSSPTQTLSQPPQWRQKHARPVEEEELPQASVAERMRTLQESEEQWKARGRGAANGSAQYTVAGRMAKRGLVSPVSDIHETHPSHTKRPSTGATATACPCEEISSHPGLDVEEDTKLDKLDSIVDRLNTTPQDTPLEVTSGRVKEVMTPDDRETCGGFYREVLPPSPSALAAGAGAANGTDPEQDLSALCQTNTPMLTSEVAQHRRSVRPSRRTQGSRNPLRALAARDDIRQDFMGERVTMATMNTNRTQVEKMAKNSNMADSTLAGLASTEDFSNVDLRVVTSTESMTNNNNLPISNLMLIHIKGWHHVQVRLVEPTTRSLNSGDCFLLVTPTHCILWSGEFANTAEKAKASELASLIQTQGDLGCRACGVIHLEEGVNTDNSLASDFWNLLGGKTQYGGAGAPEEDELYESGVVESNCLYRLVENRLVPHEQAWAAIPTVSLLGPTEALVFDFGSEVYLWHGKDVVPGDRNVTVQLAQQVWGGPYDYSNCRVNPLDPTHCNPSIQPQGERRPGWALFGCVSEHKETALFREKFLDWSGDKEETAAMVVEEAQTAMPVWPQQSPLLQQPQQQLECVSLCACDAKALVAGQGVAVPGDGAVPTVLGGVDVQRGHGIVHLEDGRQVELNTVAVDTWHIQEFEDSEAQLESPGQLHEGDTYLVRWTYTLSPADQSGEPGRECSAVFIWQGRHSSINGRGASALRSHEGTQVMVPQGQEPPCFLQLFQGGLVIHKGCRADTTNNTGVWRLFCVRGELPEEASLLEVDCRCGSLRSRGSLILLNSQQGALYLWHGCKVHASSREAGKRAVERLTQMCPPELGLSSESPLRVQEVEEGAEPVEFGIAIGQQDRKAYDCMLQDPGKYIFTPRLFHLSTHSGTFQGEELQSPARLPGVVMAMPFVQESLYFVPQPALFLLDNCMELYLWQAGEPEDSETAGSACIRWANERRCAMQTVLQYCKERNPRRPLQAYLIQDGAEPLTFTNVFPRWEKRPTPTTQGEAGRVKLTLVQDALAQLSKTQYPLEELLQTPLPEGVDPQRLEIYLSDHDFQTILEMKRDEYDFLPNWKQISLKKSKGLLKT